In the Streptomyces sp. WMMC940 genome, CCCTCGCCTTCCGGCGACGGGGAAGGGGGGCGGAAGGGGAGGCGCGGGTCGTTCATCCGATCGTGCACCTCTGCGTCACGATCTCCTGCCGTGAGCCGCCGTTCGCGGCACCCGGCGAGCTGTCCGCGGTGAGCCGCCAGTAACAGGCCCTGGCGTTCCGGAAGACGTGTTCGACGGTGAGCGTGTACCTCGTCGCGCCACTGCGCTCGAAGGTGTCGGCGGCGCCGTCCGGGGTGCCCGGGCCGCCCTTGGCCGCGGCGGTCGCCCAGTCCAGGACGATGCGTACCGGGCCGGTGCCGTCCGTGACGACCTCGACGGTCGCGGTGGCCGTCGCCGCACCCGTCTGCCGCAGTGAACCGATCGACACGGTCGCCACCGGGACCTCCGGCGGCTCCGGTGTCACCGGTGGTTCGGAGGTGACCGGTGGCGGGTCCGGTGAGGTCACCGGCGGGGCCGTGGGAGTTCCGGGTGCGGTGGGCGGGATGGCGGGGCCGGACGGGCCGGCGGTCACCGTCGGCCCCGGCGCCGAGGGCGAGGCCGAGGGCGAGGAGCCGGGGGACGCGGAGACGGCGGACGGCGACGGCGGGGCGGAGGCCGGGCCGGTGGCCGCGTCCGGCGCCGGAGGCACGGCGCTCGTGGTGGCGACCGCCCGCGCCGCCGGACTCCCCGGACCGTCACCGGCGGCCTGCGCCGCGATCACCAGCAGCAGCCCCAGGACGAGCGCGAGCGACGCGGCGAACAGTCCCTGCCGGTCCGGCCACAGAGCCCCGAGCCGGTGACCGCGCCCCAGCGAGGTCGACGCCCGCGCCGCCACCGAGACGGGCGGCGCGCCGGCCGAGGGAAGCAGCAGCGGCAGCAGCGCGGCCAGCGCGGCGAGTTCCCCCCGGCCGCGCTCCTCCCAGTCGGGTCCGACGGCCTCGCACGCGATCGCCTCCAGCTCCGCGACGAACGCCTCCGCGGTCTCCGGCCGCTCCTGCGGGGACTTCGCCATCCCGCGCCGGATCAG is a window encoding:
- a CDS encoding serine/threonine-protein kinase, which produces MNTWTVPGYTETRELGSGGSGRVVLAVHDATGTPVAVKYLAERLRRDTAFVRAFRSEARLLSGLDTPHVVRLYEYVECPDGAAIVMELVEGVALRALLAREGATGVAPALVVLKGSLLGLAAAHRAGVVHRDYKPENVLVAPDGSSKLVDFGIAAGRGTTPGVAGTPSYMAPEQWTGGPASPAADVYAATATFFECVTGHKPYSGENFAELALRHTSAPVPVDGVPEELRPLIRRGMAKSPQERPETAEAFVAELEAIACEAVGPDWEERGRGELAALAALLPLLLPSAGAPPVSVAARASTSLGRGHRLGALWPDRQGLFAASLALVLGLLLVIAAQAAGDGPGSPAARAVATTSAVPPAPDAATGPASAPPSPSAVSASPGSSPSASPSAPGPTVTAGPSGPAIPPTAPGTPTAPPVTSPDPPPVTSEPPVTPEPPEVPVATVSIGSLRQTGAATATATVEVVTDGTGPVRIVLDWATAAAKGGPGTPDGAADTFERSGATRYTLTVEHVFRNARACYWRLTADSSPGAANGGSRQEIVTQRCTIG